Genomic DNA from Paracoccus aminophilus JCM 7686:
GATGGACTGGATGGCCGAGCGTAGCCATTGGCGCGCCAATCCCGCGGCACTGTGGCCAGAGGCGAAATCTGTCATCATGCTGGCCGAGCTTTACACCCCCGATCACGATCCCATGGAAGTCACGCGCCTCTCTGACAAAGGCGCGATCAGTGTTTATGCGCAGGGCAAGGACTACCATGATCTCGTCAAGAAACGCTTAAAGCGGGTCGGGCGCTGGCTGATCGATCAGGCCAAAGGCGCCGAGATCAAGGTTTTCGTCGATACCGCCCCGGTGATGGAAAAACCCTTGGCGCAGGCGGCGGGGCTCGGCTGGCAGGGCAAGCACACCAATCTTCTGTCGCGCCGCCTTGGCAGCTGGTTCTTTCTCGGCTCGATCTTCACCACGATTGATCTGCCGAAAGACGCGGCCGAGACCAGCCATTGCGGCAATTGCCGCGCCTGTCTGACCGCCTGCCCGACCGATGCTTTCCCCGCGCCCTATCAGCTCGACGCGCGGCGCTGCATTTCCTATCTCACGATCGAGCACAAAGGCCCGGTCGATCTGGAACTGCGCCCGCTTCTCGGCAATCGGATCTATGGCTGCGACGATTGCCTGGCCGCCTGCCCTTGGAACAAATTCGCGCAAGACGCCAGCGAGCTGCGCTATCACGGCCCCCACCGCGCGCCCGATCTCGCGGAACTTGCCAAACTTGACGACCCGAGCTTCCGAGAGCAATTTTCTGGTAGCCCCATCAAACGGATAGGTCGGAACCGACTTGTCAGAAACGTGCTCTATGCTATCGGTAACTCTGCGAGGCCAGAGTTGCGGGCCAGCGCCGAGTCGCTGCTTGATGACGAAGATCTCGCCGTTTCAGATGCGGCCCGTTGGGCCTTGGACAGATTACGATGAATCCATCGACCGGCATCCTGCTGAAGATCCTGAGTGTGGTGGTTTTCACGGTGATGGCGGCGATCATCAAGCTGAATGCCGATGAAATCCCGGCCGGCCAGCAGGTGTTTTTCCGCTCGTTTTTCGCCATTCCGGTCATCCTCGGCTGGCTGATCTGGCGGCACGAGCTGTCGTCAGGTCTGGGCACGAAACGCCCGATCAACCACTTTTATCGCGGCTTCATTGGCACGACCGCAATGGGGCTGAACTTCGCCGCGCTTGGCTACCTGCCCTTCCCCGAGGCGACCGCGCTTGGCTATACCGCACCGCTGCTCACCGTGATCTTTGCCGCGATGTTTCTGGGCGAGGATGTGCGCGCCTTCCGCCTGATCTCGGTCCTGAACGGGCTGGTCGGCGTCGTCATCGTGCTGCTGCCGCGCCTTGGCGTCACCTCGGAAGGGTTAACCACGGCGCAGACGCTTGGCGCGGTGCTGGTGCTCTCTGGCGCGGCCTGCAGCGCGCTCGCGCAGATCTTCATCCGCAAGCTGGTGCTCGAGGAACGCACCTCGGTCATCGTCTTCTGGTTCTCGGTGACCTCGTCGATTCTGGCGCTGACCACCCTGCCCTTCGGCTGGGTCGTGCCCGCGCCCGGCACGCTGGTTTTGCTGATCGTCACCGGGCTGCTGGGCGGGTTGGGCCAGATCCTTTTGACCTCATCTTACCGCTTCGCCCCGGCCTCGGTCGTGGCGCCCTTTGAATATGCCTCGGTCATTCTGGCGCTGGCGATCGGCTATCTCAGCTTTGGCGAGGTGCCAACGCTGACCATGCTGGTCGGCTCGGCTATTGTCATCGGCGCGGGCATCGCCATTATCCTGCGCGAGCGCCAGCTCGGGATCGAGCGGACGCGCCAGCGCAAGGCGATGACGCCGCAGGGCTGATCACTCGAAGCCGAAAGCCACATAATCGCGCAGATAGGCGGCGCGCGCTGCCTTGCGCAGATGCTTGTCGTTTAGGAAATCCGGCATCGGCTCGGCACGGTATTCGGGCAGATCCGAGAGCCCGACCGAAGCCCCAATCCAGCCAAGATCACGGGCCAGATCATCCTCGCGCGCGACGAGATCGGGGCTGCCGAAACGCGCAAAACCGGCCAGAATCTCGGATTGGCTGGCCCAACCCGGATGGACCGGCAGTGAGGTCTGGCCGTTGAGGTTACGTTTGAGGAAGTCGAGGAAATCCGCGAAAAGCGCGACCATCCGACCGTCGTCGAGGTCAAGCAGCGCCTCGTCGGGCGGCAGAGCCACGCGGTAGACATCGCGCATCGCCTGGCGCAACTCGGTGTTTTTGCTGGTCAAAAGCGCCTCGAAGGCCGACCAGCTCCGCTTGAGCGGATGGCGCAGCACGGTAAAGCTGCGATGACCGGGATGGGCGCGCTTCCACTGGCGCAGGCTGTTTTGGTTGAAATCGCCCGTAAGTTCGGCCTGCGCGGCCAGCCAATCCGAAACCGAATCCGAGGGGCAGCCGCGCATCGGCATATAGATCAGCCCGGCCCCGACTTCGGCGGCCAGAAAGGCGGGCACGGTCGCGCCCCGGCGCGGCTCGAAATTCGGGATCTTGCGCAGCATGAAGGGATCAAGCCGGGCGAGCTCGGCCTGCATCTCGTCGAAATTCGAGACCTTTTCGGCCAGCTCACGCGGATTTTGCGGCACCTGATCCGAAGCGGGCTCGACCCGGTCGAGATCGGTGCGGCCGAGCCAGTGCAAAAGCCCGGTCATCACATCCGCGTCGCGCAGATCCTCGTAACCGAGCCAAAAGGCGCTTTGCCCGCTGGTTTGCAGCCGCGTCTGAACGCGGAGCTGGAATTCCTCGATCTCACCGGCCATCTGGCGGAAATCGGCGCCGTCGAAACGAACCGCCGCCGGGATCGGGGTCTCGGTCTCATTCAGCTTCCACTGGTTGGTTTCGCGCGCGAGCACGGTCGAGACATAGCTGTCCAAGGGATTGCGGGTCAGGATGATCTTGGCGCATTCGCGATCCTCCATGATCGCATCGAAGACGCGCGGGTCATGGTCGTGGAAATAGCGAAAACCCGGCAGATGGTTCGGCTTGTCGAAAATCGCGCGCAAAAGCACCGAAGGGTCGGCGTCACGCTCGGCGCGCGAGATGCCCTTGAGCTCGTCCTTGTCGGGCCAGCCCATCATATAGGGATTGAAGGCCTCGCCAAAGCAGGTGACGCGCTTGAGCGCATTCAGCGTCGCCTCGAGCAGGTTCGAGCCGGTCCGCATCTCGGCGAAAATGACGAAGCGCTTGAAGCTCTGGGGCTGGGTCACTGGAGGAGATCCTTCTTGAGAGGCGCGTCGACGTTGAAATCACCGGTCATTTGCGGGCTAAGACCGGCATTGCGCAACCGTTGCAGGAAGCGCCCGATGCCGGTGAGATCGCGGGTTTCCAGAGGCTCGGTGATCTCCTCGGGATTGCCGTCCAGCGCCTGCACCACCGATTGCAGACCGCCCATCGGACGCGCGGTGAAATCGGCAAGATCCCACATCCGGACGCGCGCCTTCAGCCAGACCGATTGCAGAATCGCGACCTGCTCGACCTCGGTGCGCTGCAACTGGGCGGCGATCCGGCGGATGTCGTCAAAGGGCATCCCGGAGTTCAGCAAGGGCACCGCCCAAGCCCCGGTGATGACAAAGATCCGCGCATTCGGATCGGTCGCCATGAACCAGTTCAGCGTTTGCACATCGCGCGGGCTGTGCTGGAAGACCTGAAGCCGCATGGTGATGCGCACGAGATTGGCCAGAAAGCCGCGCTGATCGAGATCGCGCAGCGCGGCACTGGTCGAAAGCGCCCCCGGCCCGACCTCGCGCCGCCCCGCGAATTCGACCTTTTCGCGCGCGAAAAGATGGCCATGCACATCGGCATTCACATGCAGCGCCAGCCAGTTCTCGAAATCCGGGAAGAGGTCGCTGAAGCCGTGAAATACCGCATAGACGCGGCTGGTCTTGCCGTTTTCGCGGTCCTTGAGTGGGAAGCGGCTTTGCATGTAAAGCCCGGCGCGGCCCAAATCGCGCCGCTCGACCGCGCGGTTGATCAGCCGCCCGAGGCGCGCGGGCTGCGGTTCCGCCGCCGAGGGCCAGACCAGAATCGGGCGCGGGAAATAGCTGTAAAGCCCATGCGCGCGCGGCCAGATCTTGCGCGCCACGAAACAGCCCGATTCCTCGAGCATCTGCTTGTGGTCATCGTAGAAAATATAGGGTTTGCCCTGCCCGTCGAACTTCGCCAGCGTCAGCGAGCGGCTTTCGATCTGGGTCGAATGCCGCCGCGCCAAAGTCTGGAAATAGCTCTCATCCGGGATCCAGACCTGCGCGAAATAATTGTCGAACTCGGCCCGGCGCGGATCGGTCAGGATGGCCGAGAGCGTCTGGCGCGTCAGGCACCACCATTGCGAGCCAAGATGCGGCACGATCCCCTCGGGGATGCGGCGGCGCAGCCGGAAGCGGCGTTGGAAATTGACGTAGCTGTCAAAAAGCTTGCGATTGCGCCGGAACGAGAAGGGAAAGCGCATGGTGAAACGCTCTTCATTCAGCCCGCCGACGGTCCAGCCGACATCCTCGGCGGTGACGCTTTCGATGAAATCACGCCGCGGCCTGCGCGAGAGATAGGCGACCAGATCGGCAATCGGGCGCAAAGGCAGGCAAGAGCCCGAAACCAGCATCACATGGGTGACGTGATCAAAGCGGTCCAACAGCAGCGCGGTCGCGTCAATCGTTGCCTCGACCAGCCCGAACATGCCCCATTCGCAGGGCCTGCGCCGGCAGAAGACGACCTCCTTGAGATCCGAAAGCTCGGCCTGCATCTGATCGACCTCGGACTGGCGCGCCCGGGCGTCGATATGGATCGAGACCGCCGCACCGCCCTTTGCCCAGATCCGCACCATCCGCGCCGCGATATGCAGCCCGTCATGGCACAGCATCGCAATCCCAAGCTTGACCCTTGTGCTCATGCCCAGTTCCCCTTGGACATGAGGCCCAGATCTTCGAGCTGGTGCCAGTCATAGAACTCGCGCGATTCCTCGCACCAGAGGTCAATCTGATCCTGCAACCCGGCCTGATAGGCGCGGTATTCCTGCGAATTGGCGTAATGCTGCTGACGGTTGAGCTCTTCGCTCGATTTCTCGACGAAGGTCGACAGGAATTTCATATGCAGCAGACAGCCCGAGGCCTTTTCTCCGCCGTTTTCATCATAGACGAGATTGAGCGAGCGCGGCAGCAGCATATGGGTCGAGCTGGCATAGACAAAGCTTCTTTCCCAGCGCACCAGCGGGATCTTGTTCAGCGCCGGACCCTTTTCGGGCTCATCGGCAAAGAAGGCGCGCGCGCGCGGACCGCCCTGAATCCAGAGATTGCCGAACTCGCCATTCTTGCGGATCGCGTAATTGGCCGGGTCGAACCAGCGCGCGATTTCCAGCGGATTGCGCCCCTCGCGGTAAGGCTCGGCGGCAATCGGCCCCTTGGGATACATGTCGAGCAGCATCGCCGAGAAGCTTTTGATCGCCGAGGCATCCATCCAATCCGTGAGCGCGCGCAGCGGTCGGGTGTCGCAATGCGGATAGACCAGAAACTCGTCGGGATCGACGGTCAGGCACCAATGGCCACGCCCATAGCGGTGCAACAGCCAGTTGATCCAATCCATGCCGAAGCGCGAATTCTTGTAGCTGGCCTTGGTCACCCAGACCGAGGCATCGGGCTGGCTGGCCATGAACTCGCGGCTGCCATCGTCGGAATCATTATCGACAACGAGAAAATGCTGAATTCCCATCTCGCGGTAATATTCGACGAAATAGGGCAGACGCACCCGCTCGTTGCGCAGAGTCACGAAGAGGAGCAGCTGGCCCTTGCGGATTTTCGCGGTGTTGTCCGAGACGGATTTGAGACGGCGATGGCGACGAATAGCCCGCCCAAGCAGGTATTGCCTGAGCGTGCGGAGTTTAACTTTGCGCTTTATCTGTCTGAATATGCGCGACACGGCCTCAACCTCTCAGTGAGTTTGATAGACTAGTCACGCAGATCCAGCAATGCGCGCTGGACCTGATCAAAGTGGCTTGGCCAATCGGGAATCTCGCGCGGCGCGAGCCGCTGGATCGGCGTTTGCGCCATGGCCGCGACGGCCTCGGCCCAAGCCTCTGGCTCATCGGGCGACAGATAGCGCGCCCAATCGCCCAAAAGCTCGCGCGTCGAGGGCAAGGGCGATGCGAGAACCGGCAGGCCAAGGCGGGCGGCCTCGATCAGCG
This window encodes:
- the queG gene encoding tRNA epoxyqueuosine(34) reductase QueG, which translates into the protein MPNSTSEAEALKARLGAAALAEGFSDMGICRPDAVPALPERLDHFLKEERHGQMDWMAERSHWRANPAALWPEAKSVIMLAELYTPDHDPMEVTRLSDKGAISVYAQGKDYHDLVKKRLKRVGRWLIDQAKGAEIKVFVDTAPVMEKPLAQAAGLGWQGKHTNLLSRRLGSWFFLGSIFTTIDLPKDAAETSHCGNCRACLTACPTDAFPAPYQLDARRCISYLTIEHKGPVDLELRPLLGNRIYGCDDCLAACPWNKFAQDASELRYHGPHRAPDLAELAKLDDPSFREQFSGSPIKRIGRNRLVRNVLYAIGNSARPELRASAESLLDDEDLAVSDAARWALDRLR
- a CDS encoding DMT family transporter, with protein sequence MNPSTGILLKILSVVVFTVMAAIIKLNADEIPAGQQVFFRSFFAIPVILGWLIWRHELSSGLGTKRPINHFYRGFIGTTAMGLNFAALGYLPFPEATALGYTAPLLTVIFAAMFLGEDVRAFRLISVLNGLVGVVIVLLPRLGVTSEGLTTAQTLGAVLVLSGAACSALAQIFIRKLVLEERTSVIVFWFSVTSSILALTTLPFGWVVPAPGTLVLLIVTGLLGGLGQILLTSSYRFAPASVVAPFEYASVILALAIGYLSFGEVPTLTMLVGSAIVIGAGIAIILRERQLGIERTRQRKAMTPQG
- a CDS encoding sulfotransferase family 2 domain-containing protein, giving the protein MTQPQSFKRFVIFAEMRTGSNLLEATLNALKRVTCFGEAFNPYMMGWPDKDELKGISRAERDADPSVLLRAIFDKPNHLPGFRYFHDHDPRVFDAIMEDRECAKIILTRNPLDSYVSTVLARETNQWKLNETETPIPAAVRFDGADFRQMAGEIEEFQLRVQTRLQTSGQSAFWLGYEDLRDADVMTGLLHWLGRTDLDRVEPASDQVPQNPRELAEKVSNFDEMQAELARLDPFMLRKIPNFEPRRGATVPAFLAAEVGAGLIYMPMRGCPSDSVSDWLAAQAELTGDFNQNSLRQWKRAHPGHRSFTVLRHPLKRSWSAFEALLTSKNTELRQAMRDVYRVALPPDEALLDLDDGRMVALFADFLDFLKRNLNGQTSLPVHPGWASQSEILAGFARFGSPDLVAREDDLARDLGWIGASVGLSDLPEYRAEPMPDFLNDKHLRKAARAAYLRDYVAFGFE
- a CDS encoding DUF5927 domain-containing protein; this encodes MSTRVKLGIAMLCHDGLHIAARMVRIWAKGGAAVSIHIDARARQSEVDQMQAELSDLKEVVFCRRRPCEWGMFGLVEATIDATALLLDRFDHVTHVMLVSGSCLPLRPIADLVAYLSRRPRRDFIESVTAEDVGWTVGGLNEERFTMRFPFSFRRNRKLFDSYVNFQRRFRLRRRIPEGIVPHLGSQWWCLTRQTLSAILTDPRRAEFDNYFAQVWIPDESYFQTLARRHSTQIESRSLTLAKFDGQGKPYIFYDDHKQMLEESGCFVARKIWPRAHGLYSYFPRPILVWPSAAEPQPARLGRLINRAVERRDLGRAGLYMQSRFPLKDRENGKTSRVYAVFHGFSDLFPDFENWLALHVNADVHGHLFAREKVEFAGRREVGPGALSTSAALRDLDQRGFLANLVRITMRLQVFQHSPRDVQTLNWFMATDPNARIFVITGAWAVPLLNSGMPFDDIRRIAAQLQRTEVEQVAILQSVWLKARVRMWDLADFTARPMGGLQSVVQALDGNPEEITEPLETRDLTGIGRFLQRLRNAGLSPQMTGDFNVDAPLKKDLLQ
- a CDS encoding glycosyltransferase family 2 protein; this translates as MSRIFRQIKRKVKLRTLRQYLLGRAIRRHRRLKSVSDNTAKIRKGQLLLFVTLRNERVRLPYFVEYYREMGIQHFLVVDNDSDDGSREFMASQPDASVWVTKASYKNSRFGMDWINWLLHRYGRGHWCLTVDPDEFLVYPHCDTRPLRALTDWMDASAIKSFSAMLLDMYPKGPIAAEPYREGRNPLEIARWFDPANYAIRKNGEFGNLWIQGGPRARAFFADEPEKGPALNKIPLVRWERSFVYASSTHMLLPRSLNLVYDENGGEKASGCLLHMKFLSTFVEKSSEELNRQQHYANSQEYRAYQAGLQDQIDLWCEESREFYDWHQLEDLGLMSKGNWA